A stretch of DNA from Hippopotamus amphibius kiboko isolate mHipAmp2 chromosome 5, mHipAmp2.hap2, whole genome shotgun sequence:
TCAGCTCCGAAATCCACACCCAAACCTACAGGCCATGGCTATCTGGGCAGCTCCCAAAGAAAAGGCGTGTGACAGCCCTGGGTGCAGAGCCTCCCGGGGGCTCCTCTGAAAGTAGCAGGACACGCAGGCTGCCTGAGTGCAGACGTGTTTGTTTAAGGTGAGATCTCACTCGTCATGGTATGGTCCCCCTCGGGGCCAGCACCACAAGGCAGGGCTCCTGGGGGACCCGGGGGAGCCCTCCGCGACCCGCTATCACCATCCTCACCGGTGAGCAGCCTGCTCCTCCCCGTCCCTCCCTCGGGCCTCAGCAAGCACTGTGGCCCTTCCAGAAACGCTCTGAAGGCCAGGAAGCATCAGCGCTCTGGGAAGTGCTGTCCGTCTCCATGGACGGACCCTTGTTCATGGTCTCAACCAGGTACACGAGCAGGCCACGATTTTCCCCCAGAAACAGTTCTCAGACCAGCCTTATCCGAGGTACTGCTCTCTTCATCATAAAACAAGGTCTCAAAACCACAGCGTCCCTCTGAAACACGactacctatttatttatttattttggttttgggtGCTCCTTAACCAAGCGTTTTCTCCTCTCTTCGCTGAGTCTTCTCAAGCAATGCAGACCAGCTGGTAAAGACAACGGTCTGTGCTCCGCAAAACTGGGAAAACAGAGAAGCCACTCACGCTGCCTGTTCTCTTGTAGGACCCTTTCCTCACGACACACAGCACCTCAGCCAGTGAACCTCtcacatctttcttttccttctcctccaccccTGGAAAGAAGTCCTTTCTTTAGGACTGCTCCCTGGACACCTAACTGTGTTTTGCTTGGAAACGAGAAGCTGGCCATCACTCCTGAAGCAAGTCTCCCATGGTCTCCAAACAAGCATGGCTGCTCTCCTGGTGGAGGCTTGGGGTCCCCCCGCTTCCCTTACGTCCCCTCAAGACATCTACGGGTCCCTTCCTCACCAACACCACAGCCCAGCCTCCCAGGCCCCTGCGTGGAGCCGGGATCCAAATCCCACCCACACTGCCACCTTCCCCGAGTCACTGCCCCCTGCATCCCTTCCGTACCCGCCCTCACACAACTGGGGAAGGGCCATGGGCATCTGGGACACAACCACAGAACAGGCAAAAAAGTCACGGCACCAGACAGACTCAcagaacacgtgtcccctgcatgtcTGTTGGTGGCTGAGCTGAGTGACAACCCAGCAGGCCTGAACCCAGAAGCCTGAATCCGACCCTCCAAGGGgtggcagaggaagaaggaagtgTGGGCATCTGTGGTCCACCCACCCACGGGAGGTGGCCCTGGTCACTCCAGGAGGAAGGAGCCTCTGGCCTGAAGCAAGGCACCCACCTGTACAGGCACAGGTTCCGAGAACAGAGGGTCTTCCATGTCCTCAACAGCCTCGGGAGAGGAAGGCTTCCCCACAGGCTCGGAGGGGGCGGCTTCGCCCAGAGGGCTGCTGCAGGTCTGGGTGGGCTGGGGTCTCTCTCGCTCCAAGCTGATGCCGGGAAGGACCCGCTGCTCCTGGCGGACGCTGCTGGACTTTTCCGCCTTGGCCTCCCTGGCCTTCGGGGCGGGCTCCTGCCGGTAAGAAGTAGGCAAGACCTTCTCCCCTTTCTCGATAGACTTGATCTGGCTGGGGGTCAGCGACTGGAACTCGGCCTCAGGGCCCTCCCCCCGGGACCGCTCTGCATTGATCTTCCAGAAGGatgcttcctcttccttccaggcAGGACCCAGAGCATCCAGGCTGGAGGACTTGCTGCCCTGGGAGGGTCGGAAGGCCTGCGAGCCCTGAGGAGCTTTGGACAGCGGCCTGGGCTCGCTGGCAGTGCTGCAGCTCGGCTCTTGGATGGATAAGGAGGAGATGCTGAACTCCATCTGACTCTAGTGGGAcacggggaggggaggaaaaagagagcAACACATTCAGACAACGGAACAGGTGGGCCAGCCCCACGTCCCCCAGTACCAACCCCACTGCCTGGTGCCCACTTGCCGGCACGATCTGTCCTCAGTGGTTATTTGCAGGACTGCCATCACATCCCTGGAACACGGCACAAGCTTTGAGAGCAAGGCTCTGTCACACCGGAGGCTACGAACAGCTCAGACCCCTGAATCAGACTGACAGCTAAGGCCTCTGCTTGGTGAGCTGATCACCCATCCGCCTCTTCAGGAGGGATTCCCGCACCTTCCTGGGGAGGGTGAGTGCCCCCCTGGGGGGTGACAAGGAAGGGTACACGGTCAGCATAACAGCACGGCAGTGAGGCTCAAAACCTGgaacccagcccccacctcaaGGGCCGCTTCCTTCCTGACCGACAGCAGAAGCAGAGGTGAAAGAAAAACCAACAGTCAGACCCCGCTTTCCTGGACTAAACCAAGAAAGTCAAGGGCGGGCCTGCGTGCAGCTACAACCATTGGATCGCCCCACCGCCCTGCCCTCCGACACTCCACCTTCCCGCGCGCTGCAGACTGCACGTCTGTGTGCTCCAAATTCACACATTGAAGGCCTAATTCCCAAAGTCAGTATTTGGAGCAGGGCCTTGAGGAGGTTTAGGTGAGGTCATTAAGGTGGATTCCCCCATGACAGGATCCCCCCTgataagaagagacacagagggacttccctggaggtccagtggttaagatttcgccttccagtgcagggggtgggttcgatccctggtaggggagctaagaccccacacgcctggccaagaaaccaaaacataaaacagaagcaatactgtaacaaattcaacacaggcttttttaaaaaaagaagagacacagagagatgctttctctctctctctctctctgccatgtaaggatacagcaagaaggcagccatctgcaaatcAGGAAGAGGGATCTACCCAGGACCAACTCTGCTGGCACCgtgatctcggacttccagccCCAGAAGGATGAGAAGTTGATGTCTGTTACTGGACACCCCCAGGCTGTGGTATCTGTCACAGCTGCCGGAGCCAAGAAGACAGTCTTCCTCTCCTATGCTCTCCTCGGCGCTGCCCTGCTGCTCTCAGCTGGTCCTGGTCCTGTTAGGTAGGGAACCCCCCAGGGCGGGCCAGGGTCCACATCCCACATCCAAGTGCCCCAGAAACGCTTTCCTTGATCCAATGCTGCTAACCCCTGTGACCTCTAAAAGTGGTAGGGCTGAGCTGTTCTGACCAACAAACCATCGAGTGGAAACCTAACCCCTTTTTTCAGTAGAGCACCTATAAGGCGTCGTCCCCAAGCCCTGCAGAGCCAGCAATCTGCCACCTCAGTCATTTCTAAAATCCATCTGGAtcactcctctcttcctctccacttCTGCTCCCTCATACattcccttcttcttctttttaaaataaaggtattgggcttccctggtggcacagtggttaagaatctgcctgccaacacaggggacacgggtttgatccctgggccgggaagatcctacatgctgcagagcaattaagcctgtgtgccacaactactgagcccctgtgctgcaactactgaagcccgtgtgcctagagaccatgcttcacaacaagagaagccaccacaatgagaaaccaacACACctctatgaagagtagccccagctctccacaagtagagaaaccctgcatgcagcaatgaagacctaacacagccaaataaaataaaataaaataaaataaataaaataaaagtattaaaactaCATACTAAAATGTtgggaattagaaaaaaatcattcataacCTTTCCCTCGTCCTATAATCTCTATTAGTTTTTGTATCTTCGTGTAATCTTTTTCAGATATGTACTTTATGAAGTTGCAGTTCtgttatgtaaataattttacatattgTCTTTTCACTTAATCAGAAGCGTCATCCATGGTATTATGTGGTCTTTGTAATCATTAGTTTTCATGGGCACAAGATATTTCACTGAGTGGCTGTCCCACCATCTAcgttcccattttatttttatcagacaATTTGCTGCTTCTAACTTTCGTTGTTATAATTAAGGCTGCCACAAATATCTTCATGCATACAGCTCTCTCCTATTTGGAGTTAATTTCTTCAGATAGGTTTCCAGAAGTGAAATACCAAACAACAACAGGTTTAAAGCTTTCTTTTGTTATGGTTTTGGGTGCATGCCAAATTTGTTTGCTGGGGCTGCCCCAATTTCTAATGCCACCAGCTATGTATCAGAGTAGCAATTGCAGCCACTGTTTCCATGTCGTCACTGGGTATAATTTAAAACTGTGTTAACATGGTTCTCTATTACTTTAACACTTATGCCTTCACTTAATACATGATGACTCTAATCTTCCAGTTTTCACAAACAGTGCTCTCCCAGGACTCTCACCAGTGTGACACGTTTGTTAGGATAAGGATGGAAATGCTGCTTTTCCCACAGAAGCCGGAGGCCTGAACCCAGGGAGCTTCACATGTTCTCTTTGGCTGAGACTTTTCCTAAAAGCCCAGATTCTGAAGGCCAGAGATCTCTCCTCGAGATGATGAGGCCACAAGGAACTCCAGCTCCAAACACAAACACAGGCTGCCTTGAAGCTCAGggttttataagaaataaaaaccaagtcAAAGCTCATtcagagccttggaggagagcACAGCAACAGGGGTGCGGAGGGCAAAGAGAGAGACCTGCACAGAGGGTCTGTTCCCCCCggcactccccagcctgagatgcttgtcCGCTTACCCACTGGAGTGGGtcggggctgggtgctgaggctcaGGCTTCGGAGGtcagacctggggagaggactggccttcatcaaaaaacaagaaaagtctcaagtAAACAGCCTAACCTATCacctaaaagaaacagaaaaagaagaagaaacaaaacctaaaggcagcagaaggaaggaaacaataaagatcagggaggaaataaataaaacagagattaaaaaacaatagaaaaaaatcaacaaaaccaagagctggctctttgaaagtgtaaacaaaattgacaaacctctggccaggctcaccaagaagaaaagagagaaaacccaagtaaacaaaataagaaatgaaaaaggagaaatctcaatggatactgcagaaatacaaaaaaaaaaaaaaaaaaaagagagagagagaatactagGAACAATAATATGCCAACAAAGTTGACaagctagaagaaatgaacaactttctagaaatatacagcccaccaaaactggatcaagaagaaatagataatttgaacagactgaccACTAGAAGTGGAATAGAATCTGCAATTAAAAAAACcttcctacaaacaaaagtccaggaccagatggcttcacgggtgaattctaccaaacatacaaacaagAACTTATACTGATTCTTCTTAAACTTTTCCAAAAGACTGAggaggaggaatactcccaaaggCATTtgatgaagccaccatcaccctgatacaaaaaccagacaaagataccactaaaaaagaaaattacaggccaatatctttgatgaatatcgatgcaaaaattctcaacaaaatactaccaaaccaaatccaacaatatataaaaaagatcatacactatgaccaagtgggattcatcccaggtttacaaggatggttcaacagacacaaatcaatcaatgtaatacaccacattaacaaaagaaaagtaaaaaaccacatcaaaagatgcaaaaaaagcatttgacaaaattcaacatccattcatgataaaaactcttaccaaagtgggaaaagagggaacatatctcaacataataaaagccatttatgacaacccACAGACAACAcaatattcaatggtgaaaagctgaaaaccttcCCACTGAAAtctgaaacaagacaaggatgtccactctcaccacttctcttcaacatagtattggaagtcctagacacaccaatcagacaagaaaaagaaataaaagagatatatattggaaaggaagaggtaaaatcaCCACTATaggcagatgacataatactatatatagaaaaccctaaggattccacacaaaaactactagatctaataaatgaattcagtaaagtagcaggataaaagattaacattcagaaattggttgcagtcctttacactaacaatgaactatcagaaaggaatgtaaagaaacaataccttttaaaattataccaaaaaaataataaaatacctaggaataaacctgactaaggaggtgaaagatttatacactgagaaatataaaacattaataaaggaaataaaagaggatcaaagaaatggaaagctaccccatgctcttggattgaaagaattaacacTGTTAAAATGGtactactacccaaagcaatctacagatttaatgtgatccctatcaaattacccatgacatttttcacagaaacaaataatccaaaaatttatatggaaccataaaagacccagaattgctagagcaatcctgaggaaaaaaacaaagcaggaggcataactctccttgacttcagacaatactacaaaactacagtaaccaaaacagtatggtatgggTACAAAAAACAGGcctacagatcaatggaatagaatggagagcccagaaataaatccacccatctacggtcaattaatctttgacaaaagaagcaagaatatacaatggagaaaagacagtctctttagtaAGTGGTGTTGGAGAAGTTGGACAgttgcatgtaaatcaatgaagttagaatacaccCTCACACCAcgcataaaaataaactcaaaatagcttaaagatttaaacataagacaagacaccataaaactcctagaagagagcatagggaaaacattctctgacataaattataacaatattttcttagatcagtctcccaaggcaatagaggtaaaaacaaaaataaacaaatggggcctaatcaaacttacaagcttcttcacagcaaaggaaaccataaaaaaaactaagacaacctacagaatgggagaaaatatctgcaaataatgCAACAGACAagagcttaatctccaaaatatacaaacaactcatataattcaacaacaacaacaaaaataacccaatcgaaaaatAGGTATAAgactttaatagacatttctccaaagaagacatacaaatggccagtaggcacatgaaaagatgctcaacatcactaattatcagagaaatgcaaatcaaaactacaatgagatgtcacctcacactaggcagaatggccatcaataagaagtctacaaataacaaatgctagagaggatgtagaaaaaagggaaccctccgacactgttggtggaatgtaagttggtgcagccactatggaaaatagtatggagattcctcagaaaactaaaaatagaattgctacatgatccagcaatcccactcttaggaataaacccagacaaaactataattcaaaaatgcatgcacccctatgttcacagcagcactgttcacaacagccaaaacatggaaacaacctgaatgtccatcaacagatgaatggataaagaagatgcggtacatatatacaatggaatactactcagccataaaaaagaatgaagtaatgccatttgcagcaacatggatggacccagagattatcacactatgtatgtcaaacagagaaagacaaatatcatatgacatcacttatatgtggaatctaaaatatggcacaaatgaagctatctacaaaacagaaacagactcacagacatagagaacagacctgtggttgctaagggggggaggggggagggagagggatggactgggagtttggggttgatagatgcaaactattacatttagaatagataaacaacaaggtcctaatgtacagcacagggaactacattgaatattctgtgataaaccataatgcaaaagaatattaaaaaaatgtatatatgtgtataactgagtcattttgctgtacagcagagattggcacaacactgtaaatcaactatacttcaattaaaaaaatttttttaaatctagacattaaaaacaacaacgaaAACCCAGCAAAGCTCAGGTGCTGGGACTAAGAACAAATTCAGGTTCTGAGCACACCCAGTGCACCAGacatagttttctttcttgttgGGTTTTTCTTCTAAACAGTTTTTAttctacaaaggaaaaaatggaggTTTGGAGCAAATGAGGGAATTGTCCTAGGTCACTAGTTCATTAAGAGATTGTGCAGCTGGAATTTCAATCTGGAGCAAGGGATTCCGAGGCCTGCAGCTGTGCTGGGCATCACACCACGTCTAAAAAGCCAGTGGCCGCCAGGGACGATATCCATGTAAACACCAGAGACCCGCACACATGGCAGGATTTCTGTATGTCAACGACCTCATCTGATTTTTAAAGGGCTGTTTCTGAGTGAATCGTTCCCAACACTCTGCATATTTCCAAACTCCACGACAAAATACAGGGAGAATGTGGGCATAGAGATGATGAGTTCTTTAAATAAGCAAAGTACTAGAGATAGCTTAGAAGTGGGGACTGAGACTGAGAGAACAGAGTTGAGATCGATTGGGAAATTGTAGGGTAAGGAAAGCACTGAAAACCGAGCAGTTTGTCAAACCCTAGGCTCTTCTAggatcagccatttctccagtgGGTAGAAGCCCCTGGGAGGCTGGGCCAGACGTGCATCTAGGCAGAGGGCATCACTGGGCCAAGCAAGGattcaggggagagaaggcagtCCCAGTGGTTTCAGGACTGCTTCGGGCCCTCGATCGGGGCACCCAAGCAGCACTTAGCTGGAAGTGACAACCTGCAACAGAACCACGGAGGCCCTCATAGCTCCTGGGGCCACCGGAGCCCTTGTGACAGCCCCTCAGGGGAGGGTGACGTCTGGGTATAAGAGAGGGCCATGCTGATGGGGGTGGCTACCTGCTTTGGAGCACTCTGGGGTGAAAATGGGGAAAGCAAGAacctacagaagaaaaaaagttctaGGATATCAGTCTCTAAGCCTTTTTTTCCACCAGGCATTTGTTGTTTTCCATTCTGCAGATAAAATATGACTACAACCCCCTTTTAAGAAACAgccatcctgggacttccctggtggcgcagtggttaagaacctgtctgccaatgcaggggacacgggttcgatccctggtctgggaagatcccacatgccgcggagcaactaagcccatgtgccacaaatactgcgcctgcgctctagagcccctgctctgcaacaagagaagccactgcaatgagaagccccagcaccacaaaatgaagagtagcccccacttgccacaactagagaaagcccacgtgcagcaacgaagacccaactcagccaaaaaaaaataattaaaaaagaaaagaaaagaaacagctctCCTTGATTAGCTGCACTAGTGAGGGTCTCTTTCTTTCCCACTCGTCGCCCCAAAAGGCAAAGGATTGTGATTTGTGTTTAAAACACACGCCTGTTggtgggggaggaaagaagagCGGCAAAAGTCCTTTTTTCCTGACTAGAGTCCACCTCACTCGGCTCCAAGACACCAGAACTCCAGCAAAACTGGCCCAGGGCACAGTGAAAAGTGGCTCCTGGTCGTTTTCAAAGATGCGCTGGTGTCCAGATCACACAGACGCGCACCTGCACTGTAGCTCCCTTTGGGCTTTAGCAGaggtttcattgctttctgcTCCGtgaccccaccctccctggccaccCCCGCCcgcccagaccagggctcggcCTGGTGCCTCTGCTCCCACGCTTTCTCCTGGGGTGTCCCCCAGGCCCCGGGTCCACGTCAGAGGCACCTCCTCCTCACTGGCCCCAAACCACAGCAACAGCCACCTTCTTCCCTGGACTGCTCCTCTCAGTAAAGGGCAAACCCCGACGACCCAACCTGAACCTGGGCTCTTCTCTTCTCTAGTGAAAACGGAGTAATGGTCATTCTGAACTCCCTGGGCTGTTCTTTTAGAACCgagcctggcacgtagtaagtgctcagtaaatgcagGCTGCTGGGCTCTGCTTCTGTTCTGCTCCGTCACAGGCATGTAAGCTCCCCGGGGGGGTCAGCAGTATTCCCACCGGATCCCCTCTGGGCACTGGccccctcccagcttcctctgGTCACCAGGGGTGTGGTGCCTGCGGCTGGGACACGCAGGCAGCATCTGAGCCCGGAACTGAGTGAGACTCTGGAACCCCATCCTGGTGCATGTCGGGCGTGGAATCTGAGCTGAGACGGTCCCCACAGGGATGTGGTGCAGGCGCCGAGCTGTCCTGTGGACCTCCCAGAGCCTGCGCTTCCCGCGGGGTCTTTGACCTCACCTTTTCCCGCGCCTCTGAGGCTATGCAAGGGGACCCTGTGACACTGGAGTCAATCGGTGAGCAGGAGGGGACAGCCCTGCCTCGGGACCTGACAGGCCAGCAGGGGGACCGCCTCTGGAGCCCATGCTGAACACTAGAAAGTCAGAAGGTTCCCATGCAATCTTCTTATTTCTGGAAAAAGTCAGTTTTTCTGAGTGTGGAGAGAGAGCTCTCGGGAACCCGGTCTCCGGTGCTGAGCTAGGCCCAGCAACAGGATGCTGCATGTGAAAAGCAGCCCCCAGGTCAAGAGCTCTCAGCTGGGAGAGCAAGCCGGTGGGGGATTCAAGCCCGTGGTCTTACACGAGATGGCTGAGATGGGAGAGGTGGGGGGTCCTCGGGAAGCCATCACCCCTCACTGCGATGCTGACGGCCCCACCCCCGATGCCCCAGGCGCTGGTTGGAGCCCCAGGGCCCTGTGCCCAGGGAGTTTAGTCCAGCCGAGCCAGGCCTGGGCGTCAGCTGCCCCATGTGGGGAACGGGGTCTCAGCTGGCCATGTCCGTTCTAAAAACAGAAAGACCACAACTGAGCCCAGTGTCTATTTTTACGTCCCACTCACTGGAGAGGAATGTGTAGTATTTCAGTAAAGGAGGGTGCAGGCGGCCAAAACTAACTGTTTGGCTTGGCAGGCCTCTGGCAGATCTAAATTGTTGAGACAAAGGCTGCAGAAACATTGTCAGAAAATATAATAGTTTCCTGGAGCAAATCCTAATAAATTCACAAACCATTTAACATTTATCCTCCCCCACGTCCCCCtccaaagaaggaagaggaagaaagacaggGGAAGATACTAAAAACTTTTAGAATCTCAAAATTAGTAGAATGACAAATGGTGGGGAAGAGACAGCATGGCTCAGCCACAGAGACTGGAGGCGTCAGACCCTCTGGGCAAGCGGGGCATGGGTGACAGAGCCTGGGGACCACCAACCCCTAACCCTGAGGCCCTGGGACTAAGGAACactcttggggacttccctggtggcccagtgcttaagaatccaccttccaaggcaagcgacatgggttcaatccctggttggggaactaatttCTCACACACcagggggcaactaagcctgcatgtca
This window harbors:
- the C5H1orf198 gene encoding uncharacterized protein C1orf198 homolog; this encodes MASMAAAIAASRSAVMSGNRPLDDRERKRFTYFSSLSPMARKIMQDKEKIREKYGPEWARLPPAQQDEIIDRCLVGPSAPAARDPGDPEEVTRFPGLRGPTGQKVVRFGDEDITWQDEHSAPFSWETRSQMEFSISSLSIQEPSCSTASEPRPLSKAPQGSQAFRPSQGSKSSSLDALGPAWKEEEASFWKINAERSRGEGPEAEFQSLTPSQIKSIEKGEKVLPTSYRQEPAPKAREAKAEKSSSVRQEQRVLPGISLERERPQPTQTCSSPLGEAAPSEPVGKPSSPEAVEDMEDPLFSEPVPVQVSPSNVILKTGFDFLDNW